The Gemmatimonadales bacterium genome includes a window with the following:
- a CDS encoding 2-isopropylmalate synthase — protein MSTEPPVPVVQIFDTTLRDGEQAPGCTLQPESKIAVARQLARLGVDIVEAGFPAASEAEWQAIRTIASSFGSEGPTVCGMARAMESDVDRAASALHPAARPRIHTFLATSDIHLEHKLRITRSAALERVASIVRYARNQVPEVQFSPEDATRSDREFMFAVLDCAVTAGATILNIPDTVGYATPDEYGNLIGAVVARYASAGITVSVHCHDDLGLAVANTIAGIRAGARQAECTINGIGERAGNAALEEVVMALRTRQDRLRLDTRIEARELVRASRLVERRTRIQVPPNKAVVGRNAFAHQSGIHQAGVLRHRATYEIMTRESVGFDRESIVLGKHSGRHALRARLERLGIVLDEQTLDGVFPRFKAVADTKRTVSDRDLRDLLAAASIEPAGEVATHGR, from the coding sequence ATGTCGACTGAGCCTCCGGTCCCGGTCGTCCAGATCTTCGATACCACGCTGCGCGATGGCGAACAGGCACCGGGTTGCACCCTGCAGCCCGAGTCCAAGATCGCTGTTGCGCGCCAACTGGCTCGCTTGGGTGTGGACATCGTCGAAGCCGGCTTCCCGGCCGCCTCCGAGGCGGAGTGGCAGGCCATCAGGACGATCGCGAGTTCTTTCGGGTCCGAGGGGCCGACCGTGTGCGGTATGGCCCGCGCCATGGAATCCGATGTCGACCGCGCAGCCTCGGCCCTGCATCCCGCGGCTCGGCCGAGAATCCACACCTTCCTGGCAACCTCCGACATCCATCTCGAGCACAAGCTCCGCATAACCCGATCCGCCGCACTCGAACGAGTCGCCTCGATTGTGCGCTACGCCCGCAATCAGGTGCCGGAGGTCCAGTTCTCACCCGAGGATGCCACCCGATCCGACCGGGAGTTCATGTTCGCCGTGCTCGACTGTGCGGTCACCGCAGGAGCAACGATCCTCAACATCCCTGACACCGTCGGGTACGCGACACCAGACGAGTACGGCAACCTGATCGGTGCCGTGGTGGCGCGCTACGCCTCGGCGGGCATCACGGTCTCAGTGCATTGTCACGATGACTTGGGGCTCGCGGTGGCCAACACCATCGCCGGCATCCGAGCCGGGGCACGACAAGCCGAGTGTACCATCAACGGCATCGGAGAGCGGGCCGGCAATGCCGCGCTCGAGGAGGTCGTCATGGCCCTGCGAACGCGGCAGGATCGTCTCCGCCTCGACACCAGAATCGAGGCGCGCGAACTGGTCCGGGCCTCACGACTGGTCGAACGACGCACCCGGATTCAGGTGCCGCCCAACAAGGCAGTCGTCGGGCGGAACGCTTTTGCGCACCAGTCAGGGATTCACCAGGCCGGCGTGCTCCGCCACCGGGCAACCTATGAAATCATGACACGCGAAAGCGTTGGGTTCGACCGTGAGTCGATCGTACTTGGTAAGCACTCGGGCCGCCACGCCCTCAGGGCGAGGCTCGAACGCCTGGGAATCGTCCTCGACGAACAGACGCTCGACGGGGTCTTTCCCCGCTTCAAGGCGGTCGCCGACACCAAGCGCACCGTCTCGGACCGCGACCTGCGCGACCTGCTTGCTGCCGCCAGCATCGAGCCTGCCGGGGAGGTGGCCACCCATGGGCGCTAA